The Leadbettera azotonutricia ZAS-9 genome has a window encoding:
- a CDS encoding tetratricopeptide repeat protein: MNRLKHALWVIFTGFCLFSGFSPVFSQTAFAKGEEFFMQNKPKEALGFLENAVAEDPAHVQAFIYLGIVYQQLGLQDEAIAALRKILPRGGQETAKIAYNLGNAYFAKNNMDSALQFYTQAIEANGSYSSAYLNRANAKIKANSLRDAIEDYQAYLVLEPQSAKRPQIEKLIAFIQDEFATEERRRIMAEEAARAEAERKKRLMDEVSASLQAAAEDSKGLSAGNEDVQGYDGEFEME; encoded by the coding sequence GTGAATAGGTTAAAGCATGCCCTTTGGGTGATTTTTACAGGTTTTTGCCTCTTTTCAGGTTTTTCGCCGGTTTTTTCCCAAACCGCCTTCGCCAAGGGGGAAGAATTCTTCATGCAGAACAAGCCAAAGGAGGCCCTGGGCTTCCTTGAGAACGCGGTTGCCGAAGATCCCGCCCATGTGCAGGCTTTTATCTACCTGGGCATTGTCTACCAGCAGCTGGGCCTCCAGGACGAGGCTATTGCGGCGCTCCGGAAGATACTCCCCAGGGGGGGGCAGGAAACGGCCAAAATAGCCTATAACCTGGGGAACGCGTACTTTGCCAAGAACAACATGGATTCTGCCCTGCAGTTCTATACCCAGGCCATCGAAGCCAATGGCAGCTATTCTTCGGCCTATCTCAACAGGGCGAATGCCAAGATCAAGGCAAATTCCCTAAGGGATGCGATTGAGGATTATCAAGCTTACCTTGTCCTGGAGCCGCAGTCGGCAAAAAGGCCCCAGATAGAGAAGCTCATCGCCTTTATACAGGATGAATTTGCCACGGAAGAGCGGCGCCGCATTATGGCTGAAGAAGCCGCCCGGGCGGAGGCAGAACGCAAAAAGCGGCTCATGGACGAAGTTTCGGCTTCTCTCCAGGCTGCCGCAGAGGACAGCAAGGGCCTTTCAGCCGGAAATGAAGATGTCCAGGGTTATGACGGCGAATTCGAAATGGAGTGA
- a CDS encoding tetratricopeptide repeat protein: protein MHLDRKKIIIGVAGILLLAGLVAGGIFLFHRAGGASKDLGIAAQLSQAEQARQNTLQLIREYLAAGEFQRALDLIDKLLIENPDDGEARQLRGEILDAQRLAALDAAAAEAAAVAAAAEAAAKAKPLTAEEIAAQAKLEEQRRLAREEARAREEAAAVARAAEAAERKAAADAEAARRKAQEEEISRASRELQAQMNAVRDLVSQGKASLDRKDYSGARAAFDEARKRLPPGEDRFAGQVLAEVADAWYGAGNADTPEGREATAQAVALAKEAIEKYPSQALPHYTLGKVYRDQRQWDNAVAELKEASRLDPKSFTYAYDLGRVYFSSNRFADARQSFETATSLNPNYEPAWYNLGGTLRQLGRQDEALAAFRRAVTVKSDYAVAHREIGRILVLKNDFKGAIEAFNKALQYNPGDIASLRELGAAQSAADDFAAAESSFNKALASAPDDAQTNFNMAVVKLGLKKNTEALNYARKAANAAPSNASYSYTLGQACEAAEDLDGAIAAYRKAASLDPKYVRPRVNLGSIYLAYGFTNEALECLLEAYRIEPASFEVNNNMGAVYAKKEDWPAAVEHYGKALAVERNNATVRLNLARAQAGAGNLASARDEYRETLRIEPSNWDALFELGKTYASLGDTAQAKLSLQDLIKRNPNYPGKSEAEKILSGL, encoded by the coding sequence ATGCATTTGGATAGAAAGAAAATAATCATCGGGGTTGCCGGAATCCTGCTTCTGGCTGGCCTTGTTGCAGGGGGGATTTTCCTGTTCCACCGGGCAGGGGGGGCCTCCAAAGATTTGGGGATTGCTGCCCAGCTGAGCCAGGCTGAGCAGGCCAGGCAGAATACCTTGCAGTTGATTAGGGAATACCTTGCTGCCGGGGAGTTTCAGCGCGCCCTGGACCTTATTGATAAGCTTCTTATTGAAAACCCCGATGACGGGGAGGCCAGGCAGCTCAGGGGGGAGATACTTGATGCCCAGCGCCTTGCGGCTTTGGATGCCGCCGCCGCCGAGGCTGCTGCGGTTGCGGCTGCCGCTGAAGCTGCCGCCAAAGCCAAGCCCCTTACGGCCGAAGAAATCGCTGCCCAGGCAAAGCTTGAGGAACAGCGCCGGCTTGCCCGGGAAGAAGCCAGGGCCCGTGAAGAGGCCGCCGCTGTTGCCAGGGCCGCTGAAGCTGCTGAACGGAAGGCGGCTGCCGATGCCGAAGCTGCCCGCCGCAAGGCCCAGGAAGAAGAAATATCCAGGGCTTCACGGGAGCTTCAGGCTCAAATGAATGCCGTAAGGGATCTCGTGAGCCAGGGAAAAGCCTCTCTGGACCGGAAGGATTATAGCGGGGCGCGCGCTGCTTTTGATGAAGCCAGGAAACGGCTTCCTCCAGGAGAAGATCGCTTTGCAGGACAGGTGCTGGCTGAAGTGGCGGATGCCTGGTATGGGGCAGGCAATGCCGATACCCCCGAGGGCAGGGAAGCCACAGCCCAGGCCGTTGCCCTGGCAAAAGAAGCCATAGAAAAGTATCCCTCCCAGGCATTGCCCCACTATACCCTGGGCAAGGTGTACCGGGATCAAAGGCAGTGGGACAATGCGGTGGCGGAACTTAAGGAAGCTTCCCGCCTGGATCCTAAAAGCTTCACCTATGCGTACGATTTGGGAAGGGTCTACTTCAGCTCGAACCGTTTTGCGGACGCCCGTCAGTCTTTCGAGACCGCCACAAGCCTTAATCCCAATTATGAACCTGCCTGGTACAACCTGGGCGGCACCCTGCGGCAGTTAGGCCGTCAGGATGAAGCCCTTGCCGCCTTCAGGCGGGCAGTAACTGTAAAGAGCGATTATGCCGTTGCCCACCGCGAGATAGGCCGCATCCTGGTTCTTAAAAACGATTTCAAAGGCGCAATCGAGGCTTTCAACAAAGCCCTCCAATACAACCCCGGCGACATAGCATCCCTCAGGGAACTGGGGGCGGCCCAGAGCGCGGCAGACGATTTTGCCGCCGCCGAATCTTCCTTTAATAAAGCCCTGGCTTCGGCTCCCGACGATGCCCAGACCAATTTCAATATGGCAGTTGTAAAACTGGGGCTCAAAAAAAATACCGAAGCCCTGAACTATGCCAGAAAGGCTGCGAACGCTGCGCCTTCCAATGCTTCATATTCCTACACCCTTGGCCAGGCTTGCGAGGCGGCGGAGGATCTGGACGGCGCAATCGCCGCATACCGCAAGGCTGCTTCCCTTGATCCCAAATACGTGCGGCCCCGCGTCAACCTGGGGAGCATATACCTGGCTTATGGCTTTACCAATGAAGCCCTGGAATGCCTCCTTGAGGCTTATCGTATTGAGCCTGCTTCCTTCGAAGTGAACAACAACATGGGCGCTGTGTATGCCAAAAAAGAAGACTGGCCTGCCGCAGTGGAACATTACGGGAAAGCCCTGGCAGTAGAACGAAATAACGCCACAGTGCGCCTCAACCTTGCCCGTGCCCAGGCCGGCGCAGGGAATCTTGCCAGCGCCCGGGATGAATACCGCGAAACCCTGCGCATCGAGCCTTCCAACTGGGACGCCCTTTTTGAACTTGGCAAGACCTATGCCAGTCTTGGGGACACCGCCCAGGCAAAGCTGTCCCTCCAGGATCTTATTAAGCGCAACCCCAATTATCCGGGCAAGAGCGAAGCCGAAAAAATCCTTTCGGGACTTTAA
- a CDS encoding ACT domain-containing protein: MNAIITVVGNDKVGIIAKVSAFLAERSINIEDISQTILSGNFVMMMMVKLAEENSNLETIKAELVELGKALNVSISLMHEGVFSAMHRI; this comes from the coding sequence ATGAACGCCATAATCACGGTAGTCGGCAATGACAAAGTCGGCATCATAGCAAAAGTCAGCGCCTTTCTTGCCGAAAGGAGCATTAACATTGAGGACATCAGCCAGACCATACTCTCGGGCAATTTTGTAATGATGATGATGGTTAAACTGGCAGAGGAAAATTCGAACCTTGAAACGATTAAGGCCGAACTTGTTGAGTTGGGGAAAGCGCTGAATGTTTCCATAAGCCTCATGCACGAAGGCGTCTTTAGCGCGATGCACAGGATTTGA
- a CDS encoding PFL family protein codes for MLFTPLEIKETVDMFLRYKLDIRAITLGISLLDCASSSGDEARKKIREKLRRIAGPLVRIGRDIETEYGIPIINKRIAVTPIALIAAACSEEDYTPFAQVLDETAVELGIDFVGGFSALVQKGFTSGDKRLISSIPRALAATERVCSSVNVASTKSGINMDAVKLMGETIKETAEITKDRDGIGCAKLVVFCNAPEDNPFMAGAFHGPGEGESCLNVGVSGPGVIKAALEAHKGASFDELADAIKKTAFKITRMGQLVGMEAAKRLGVPFGILDLSLAPTPAVGDSVGRILEEMGLAAAGTHGTTAALAMLTDMVKKGGVMASTHVGGFSGAFIPVSEDEGMVASVRSGAMSLDKLEAMTSVCSVGLDMIALPGDTPASTISAIIADEMAIGMVNQKTTAVRVIPVPGKKAGDWAEFGGLLGGAPIMPVNTNSSEAFIARGGRIPAPIHSFRN; via the coding sequence ATGCTGTTTACACCATTAGAGATAAAAGAAACTGTCGATATGTTCTTGCGCTACAAGCTGGACATCAGGGCTATCACCCTGGGTATTTCCCTGCTCGACTGCGCCTCAAGTTCCGGGGACGAAGCCCGCAAAAAAATACGGGAAAAACTCCGCCGCATTGCAGGGCCTTTGGTTAGAATAGGCCGTGATATCGAAACAGAATACGGCATCCCCATCATCAACAAGCGCATTGCCGTAACGCCCATTGCCCTCATAGCTGCCGCCTGCAGCGAAGAGGATTACACCCCCTTTGCGCAGGTGCTGGACGAAACCGCAGTGGAACTGGGCATCGATTTTGTGGGAGGCTTTTCCGCCCTGGTGCAGAAAGGCTTTACTTCCGGCGACAAACGCCTCATTTCTTCCATACCAAGGGCATTGGCCGCCACCGAGCGGGTCTGTTCTTCGGTAAATGTGGCAAGCACCAAGAGCGGCATCAACATGGACGCGGTAAAGCTCATGGGCGAAACCATCAAGGAGACCGCTGAAATTACCAAAGACAGGGACGGCATAGGCTGCGCCAAGCTTGTGGTATTCTGCAATGCCCCCGAGGACAACCCCTTCATGGCCGGCGCATTCCACGGGCCCGGTGAAGGGGAGTCCTGCCTCAACGTCGGGGTCTCGGGCCCCGGGGTAATCAAGGCAGCCCTCGAAGCCCACAAGGGCGCAAGTTTTGACGAGCTTGCGGATGCGATAAAAAAGACCGCCTTCAAGATAACCCGCATGGGCCAGCTTGTGGGCATGGAAGCAGCCAAACGCCTGGGCGTCCCCTTCGGCATTCTGGACCTTTCCCTTGCCCCCACCCCCGCAGTGGGCGATTCAGTGGGCCGCATCCTCGAAGAAATGGGCCTTGCAGCCGCTGGCACCCACGGCACAACCGCCGCTCTTGCCATGCTTACCGACATGGTGAAGAAAGGCGGCGTCATGGCCTCTACCCACGTGGGCGGCTTCTCCGGGGCCTTTATCCCGGTCTCCGAAGACGAAGGCATGGTTGCCTCGGTACGATCCGGGGCAATGAGCCTCGACAAGCTCGAAGCCATGACCTCCGTATGCTCCGTTGGCCTCGACATGATAGCCCTTCCGGGCGATACCCCTGCTTCCACCATCTCCGCCATCATAGCGGACGAAATGGCAATCGGCATGGTGAACCAGAAAACCACCGCAGTGCGTGTAATTCCCGTGCCCGGCAAGAAGGCAGGGGACTGGGCGGAATTCGGCGGTCTCCTTGGAGGAGCGCCCATTATGCCCGTAAATACCAACAGCAGCGAAGCCTTTATTGCCCGGGGCGGCAGGATTCCGGCGCCTATACACAGTTTCAGGAATTAG
- a CDS encoding ABC transporter ATP-binding protein, with translation MLIVNNVSNAYISRRFGAFGKKEEKQVLRNVSLEIHPGEIHGLVGESGCGKTTLGKCILGLLDYEGEIILNNKPMQGMRASRYQSSRFRKERASMVQAVFQDPSGALNPVMQAGWILEEPLRVHRIGDKKERTKRVDQMLDLIGLDASYKKRKPGELSSGQKQRISIGCALMLNPSLIIADEPVSALDVSVGAQILNLFRDLNKRLGLSLLFISHNLNLVYYLCDRISVMKQGRIVEQGTADEVYSKY, from the coding sequence ATGCTTATTGTAAATAATGTTTCCAATGCTTATATAAGCCGCCGTTTCGGCGCCTTCGGCAAAAAAGAGGAAAAGCAGGTTCTGCGCAATGTCAGCCTTGAAATCCATCCCGGGGAAATCCACGGCCTTGTAGGCGAGTCGGGCTGCGGAAAAACCACCCTGGGCAAATGCATACTGGGCCTCCTCGACTACGAGGGCGAAATAATCTTGAATAACAAGCCCATGCAGGGCATGAGGGCCAGCCGCTACCAAAGCAGCCGCTTCCGAAAAGAAAGGGCCTCTATGGTACAGGCGGTCTTCCAGGATCCTTCCGGGGCATTGAACCCCGTGATGCAGGCAGGCTGGATATTGGAAGAACCATTGCGGGTCCACCGTATCGGGGATAAAAAAGAGCGGACAAAAAGAGTGGATCAAATGCTCGACCTCATCGGCCTGGATGCATCCTACAAAAAGCGGAAACCCGGCGAATTGTCTTCCGGGCAGAAGCAGCGCATATCAATTGGCTGCGCCCTTATGCTTAATCCAAGCCTCATCATAGCCGACGAACCCGTGAGCGCCCTGGATGTTTCGGTAGGGGCGCAGATCCTCAATTTATTCAGGGACTTGAACAAGCGCCTGGGGCTTTCACTGCTTTTTATTTCCCATAACCTGAACCTGGTCTACTATCTCTGCGACCGTATTTCGGTGATGAAGCAGGGGCGCATTGTGGAACAGGGAACTGCTGATGAGGTGTATTCAAAATACTAA
- a CDS encoding ABC transporter ATP-binding protein, translated as MAAPLLSVEHLSIGIRKGSRIFTAVQDVSFKVHSGEIVGIVGESGCGKSLTALSIAGLLARGAEVIGGDIYFDTSGGAVNLLKLSEKELCKIRGKDISFVFQEPYPSLNPLLKAGDQITETLYIHGEKDRAKTKAQAIELIKKLGLEDAEKLMEAYPHRLSGGMCQRVMIALAMICKPKLLIADEPTTALDIATQAQILDLMKGINAEFGTSVLFISHDLSIISRLCKRVLVMYAGRLVEEGSAAEVFANPGHEYTRGLVGSIPGRNLKGEDLANIPGKVPSVEEERPPGCPFAPRCSKATEQCTKSFPAGREISPGHYAYCK; from the coding sequence ATGGCCGCTCCTTTGCTTTCCGTGGAACATCTTTCCATAGGCATACGGAAAGGATCTCGAATTTTTACCGCTGTGCAGGATGTGAGCTTTAAAGTCCACTCTGGAGAAATCGTGGGCATCGTAGGCGAATCAGGCTGCGGCAAAAGCCTTACGGCCCTCTCCATTGCGGGGCTGCTTGCAAGGGGAGCGGAAGTCATTGGGGGAGATATTTATTTTGATACCTCCGGGGGGGCGGTGAATCTCCTCAAATTAAGCGAAAAAGAACTCTGCAAAATAAGGGGCAAAGATATTTCTTTTGTGTTTCAGGAACCCTATCCCTCATTGAACCCACTGCTAAAAGCGGGGGATCAGATCACGGAAACCCTTTATATACATGGAGAAAAGGACAGGGCAAAAACAAAGGCCCAGGCAATTGAGCTTATAAAAAAGCTCGGCCTTGAGGATGCGGAAAAACTTATGGAAGCTTACCCCCACAGGCTTTCCGGGGGTATGTGCCAAAGGGTGATGATTGCCCTGGCCATGATATGCAAACCAAAGCTCCTCATAGCCGATGAACCTACCACCGCGTTGGACATTGCTACACAGGCGCAAATTCTGGATTTAATGAAAGGCATCAATGCCGAATTCGGTACTTCTGTGCTTTTTATCTCCCATGATCTCTCCATCATAAGCCGCCTCTGCAAAAGGGTTCTGGTGATGTATGCGGGCCGCCTTGTGGAAGAGGGAAGCGCGGCAGAAGTGTTTGCAAATCCCGGCCATGAATACACCAGAGGGCTTGTAGGCTCCATACCGGGTAGAAACCTCAAGGGAGAGGACCTTGCCAATATACCGGGCAAAGTCCCTTCGGTGGAAGAAGAACGCCCGCCGGGCTGCCCTTTTGCCCCCCGCTGTTCCAAAGCAACGGAACAATGCACAAAATCTTTCCCCGCAGGAAGGGAAATAAGCCCAGGCCACTATGCTTATTGTAAATAA
- a CDS encoding ABC transporter permease: MKTAENMNFMIGAALAFLIGAMILASLFYLPYGYNDMDSRNRFSPPGSAHLMGTDNFGRDIFSRVMAGGKYTLLVALVTVAGSAAAGSAIGMVSGFAGGFWDELVMRLMDTLSSFPGILLTLVMVAILGNSHATLIIALLVLFVPSFTRVMRSGTLQYKSRDFVLSARIQGTSRRRIIFVHILPNLLPSLLSASVLGLSNAILAESTMSYLGLGIQPPVPSWGRMLAESQNYLFNAPWCALAPGIMIMLTVLAFHFLGEGLRQRNS, translated from the coding sequence CGGCGCAGCCCTCGCTTTTCTTATAGGGGCTATGATACTGGCAAGCCTTTTCTACCTGCCCTATGGCTATAATGATATGGACAGCAGGAACCGTTTCAGCCCTCCGGGTTCCGCCCACCTCATGGGAACAGACAATTTTGGCAGGGATATTTTTTCCAGGGTCATGGCAGGGGGCAAGTACACATTGCTTGTGGCGCTCGTAACCGTTGCGGGGAGCGCCGCGGCAGGTTCCGCCATAGGCATGGTTTCAGGTTTCGCGGGAGGCTTTTGGGATGAACTCGTTATGCGCCTTATGGACACCTTGAGCTCCTTTCCCGGCATACTGCTGACACTGGTGATGGTTGCCATTTTAGGGAACAGCCATGCAACCCTCATCATAGCCCTGCTTGTGCTTTTTGTGCCCAGCTTTACGCGGGTTATGAGAAGCGGGACCCTCCAGTACAAAAGCCGCGATTTTGTGCTTTCTGCCCGCATACAGGGGACATCCAGAAGGCGTATCATCTTTGTGCATATACTGCCCAACCTCCTCCCCTCGCTGCTTTCAGCCTCGGTGCTGGGGCTTTCCAACGCCATTTTGGCGGAAAGCACCATGAGCTACCTGGGATTGGGGATACAGCCGCCTGTCCCAAGCTGGGGCCGCATGCTCGCGGAATCCCAAAACTACCTCTTTAATGCACCCTGGTGCGCCCTGGCCCCCGGCATCATGATCATGCTCACTGTCCTGGCCTTTCACTTTCTGGGTGAGGGCCTGAGGCAGAGGAATTCCTAG